GCTCGATCTTCCGGGCGCGCTGACACGAACGCCGTCACCCGGGGGAGCGTGACGACGCTAACCTCACCATGTCGATCGACAATGACGACCACAAGGGGGACGGCATGGAGCGCAGGCAGCTCGAGTTCTTCCTCGCCATCGCCGAGGCCGGCAGCTTCACCCGCGCCGCGCAGGTCCTGCACATCGCCCAGCCGTCCCTGTCCCACTCGATGCGCACGCTGGAGGCCGAGCTGGGGTCCCCGCTGTTCGAGCGGCACGGCCGCGGGGTGCGGCTCACCGCCTCCGGGGAGGCCCTGCTCGGTCCGGCGCGTCGCACGGTGCGCTCGTTCGGGCTGGCCGCCAGCGCGGTGCGGGCCGTGACGGACGGGGACGTCGGCCGGCTCCGCGTCGTGTCGAGCACGTCGTGGGCGGTCCACCCGCTCGTCGAGCTCATCGGGGAGTTCCGGCGCCTGCGCCCCCGGGTGCGCTTCGAGGTGACCGACCCGGCTGCGCGGACGGTCGTGCTCGACCAGGTGCGCACCGGGCAGGTCGACTTCGGCCTGGTCGACGGCACCCCTCCCGCCGGAGCCCTGGCCAGCCTCGAGCTGGCGGAGCAGCAGCTGCTCGCCGTGCTGCCGCAGGGGAGCGGTAAGGGCCTGACGACGACGGTCGAGGAGCTGCAGCGCCACGGGCTGATCGGGACCCCACGGGGCACCGCCCTGCGTGACCTCCTCGACCAGCACCTCGAGGCGGCCGGGCACGCCACGGAGGTGATGGTGGAGACCGCCCACGTCGCATCGGTGGTCCCGCTGGTGCTCTCCGGCGCGGGCGCAGCCGTGCTGCCGGAGGGGATGGCGGTCGACGCTGCGACGAAGGGTGCGCGCGTCGCCCGCCTCGAGCCCGAGACCCGGGCGGCCGTGTCGCTGGTGTGGCGCGCGACCGGGCCCGAAGGCGTGGCGGCCGACTTCCTCGAGCTGGTCAGGGAGCACCGCGCCGACCGGTCGTCCTGATCGGCTCCTCGCCCTCGGCCATAGCCGCTTCCTATGGCTGTCGCTCACAAGTGGTCTGGGTCGCAGCGCGCTACCGCTTGGAGCCGCGTGTCAATTAAGTCTATCGTCTCACTCATATATTGATCGAGACTTCCGACCAGGAGCCACCATGAACCACCGCCCCATCCCTCGCCGCGCCCGGCTCGCGGTCGTCGCGACCCTCGGCCTCAGCGCGGTGCTCGCCGGCTGCGCCTCCGACAGCGAGAGCGACAGCGACGACGGCTTCGCCAGCGGCTCCTCGGGCGGCGGCACGGACTCGGTGGTCCTGGCCGAGCAGCCGTGGGTCGACCTGCAGGTCGAGAACGAGATCGCCGTGCAGGTCCTGGAGGAGATCGGCTACGACGCCTCCATCAAGAAGAACCTCTCGGTCGAGAACGCCGCCTCGGCGCTCGGCACGGGTGACATCGACGCCTACCTCGGCAACTGGTGGCCCTCGCAGGAGCCCACCTTCGGCGACCTGATCGACGGCGGCGACGTCGACGTCGTCTCCACCATGGTCACCGGCACCGAGTACGCCCCCGCCGTCCCGGGCGACGTGGCCGACGAGCTCGGGATCGCCTCGCTCGCCGACCTCGACCAGCACGCCGACGCGTTCGGCCGCAAGATCTACGGCATCGAGGCCGGCTCGCCCGGCAACGAGACCATCCAGGCGGCGATCGACGCCGACGCCTACGGCCTCGGCGACTGGGAGCTCGTCGCGAGCGGCACCCCCGCCATGCTGGCGCAGGTCGAGAAGTCGCAGAAGGACGGAGACCCGATCGTCTTCCTCGCGTGGAGCCCGCACTGGATGACCGTCCAGTACGACACCGTCTTCCTCGAGGACCCGGAGGAGGTCTGGGGCGGCGCCGGCGAGATCCGCACCGTCACCCGGGCCGGCTTCGCCGACGACAACCCCGAGATCGCCGAGTTCATCGGCAACCTCACCTTCACCACCGACCAGGCCGGCGAGTTCTACTACGCGCACGACAAGGAGGGCCAGGACCTGGCCGAGATCGCCTCGGCCTGGATCGAGGCCAACCGCGACGTCGTGGCGTCCTTCCTCGAGGGAGTGGAGGACGCCGAGGGCCAGCCGGCCGCCGAGGCCTTCGCGTCATGAGCACCTCCCAGGCGTCGGCGCCGCCGGCCATCGAGGGCCGTGGGCTGTCCAAGGTCTACGGACTCGGGCAGCGGCAGGCCGCGCGGGCGCTGGCCGCCGACGACCCCGCTGCCGCGGTCGCCGCCGCCGGCGGCTACCTCGGCGCCAGCGACGTGAGCTTCACGGTCGCCCGGGGCGAGATGTTCGTCGTCATGGGCCTGTCCGGCTCCGGCAAGTCCACCGTCCTCAGGATGATCAACCGGCTCAACGAGCCCACCGCGGGCGAGCTGCTGGTCGACGGCGAGGACATCACGCGGGTCGGCGACGGGCGGCTGCGCGAGCTCCGCAACAACGAGATCGGCATGGTCTTCCAGCACTTCTCGCTGTTCCCGCACCGCAGCGTGCGGGACAACGCGGCCTACGGCCTCAAGGTCCGCGGCGTCGCCAGGGCGGAGCGCTACGAGCGCGCCGACGCCGCCCTGGCTCGCGTCGGCCTCGACGGTCGGGGCGACAAGCTCCCCCACGAGCTGTCCGGCGGCATGCGCCAGCGCGTGGGCCTGGCCCGGGCGCTCGCGGTCGACCCGCCGATCCTGCTGATGGACGAGCCCTTCTCGGCGCTCGACCCGCTCATCCGACGCGACATGCAGGACCTGCTGCTGCAGCTGCAGGCCGAGGACCGGCGCACCACGGTGTTCGTGACGCACGACCTCAACGAGGCCATGCGGATCGGCGACCAGGTCATGGTGATGCGCGAGGGCAAGGTCGTGCAGTGCGCCCCGGGGGCCGAGATCGTCGCCCACCCGGCCGACGACTACGTCAGCGAGTTCGTCGCCGACGTGGACCGCGCGCGGGTGCTGACGGCGTACGACCTGCTCCGCCCCGCCAAGCTCGTGCTGCCCGTCGACGAGCGACCCGACGTGGCGCTGCGCCGGCTCGGCGACAACGAGGCGCAGGGCGCGTACGTCATCGGCGCGGGCGAGCGGCTCCTCGGTGTCGCGACCGACGCGGCCCTGCTCGCCGCGGCCAACCGGGGTGACGCCGACCTGTCCGGATCCGTCTCGCAGGACTACAGCACCGTGGAGCCCACCGCCCACATCGGCGACTTCATGCACCGCGCCGGCCGCCAGGTCGTCCCGATCACGGTGGTCGACGAGCGCGGTCGGCTCAGCGGCGTGGTGCCGCGCGCCGCCATCCTGTCGGCCCTGTCCACGGCGCCGCAGGCCGAGCGCGACCTCGACCGCACCCCGGAGGTGCTCAGTGCCTGACCTGCGCATCGGTGAACGCGGCGAGAGCGTCATCGACTTCATGACCGAGCACCTCGGCGGGTTCTTCGACCTGCTCAAGGAGATCCTCAACTTCGCGCTGCGGTCGGTCTACGACGTCCTCACGGCGTTGTCGCCGGTGGCCATGGTGGTGGTGCTGGTCGTGGTCGCGCTCGTCGCGACCCGGCGGGTGCTGCTGTCCGTCGGCCTCGGCCTCGGCCTGCTCGTCATCCAGTCGATGGACCTCTGGCCGGAGACGATGCAGACCATGGCCTCGGTCGTCGTGGCGACCGCGGTCGCGCTGCTGATCGGCATCCCGCTCGGCATCTGGTGCGCGTTCGACCCGGTGGTCCGCAGCGTGCTGCGGCCGGTGCTGGACCTGATGCAGACGCTGCCCGTGTTCGTCTACCTGCTGCCGACGATCCTCTTCTTCGGCGTCGGTGACGCACCCGGCCTGGTGGCGACCATCGTCTTCTCCGTGCCACCGGCGGTGCGACTCACCCAGCTGGGCATCAACCAGGTGGACGGCGAGACGGTCGAGGCGGCGGTGGCGTTCGGCGCCTCGCGGCGCGAGGTGCTGCGCGAGGTGCAGCTGCCCCTCGCGATGCCCTCCATCATGACCGGCGTCAACCAGGTCATCATGCTGGCGCTGTCCATGGTCGTCGTGGCGGGCCTGGTCGGCGGTGCCGGCCTCGGCGGTGTCGTGGTCAACGCCGTGCAGGGACTGCAGATCGCCGCCTCCATCGAGGGCGGCCTGGCCGTCGTCGTCATCGCCGTCTACCTCGACCGCGTCACCTCCGCCCTCGGCGGGCAGGGGCGCGCCGCACCCGCATGGTGGCCGCGGCGTCGCCCGGCCGCTCGCGTCCCCGCCGTCGCGGCGGAGCCCGCGACCGTCGCCTGACCCCTTCCCCGTCCACCGAAAGGACCCCTGCCATGACCTCCACGATCGACCGTCCCACCCTCACCGTGCAGCAGCTCGGTGGCCGCATCGGGGCCCGCATCGACGGCGTACGACTCGGCGGGGACCTCCCCGACAGCACGGTCGCCGCCGTCCGCGAGGCGCTCCTGCGCCACAAGGTCCTGTTCTTCCGCGGCCAGGACCACCTCGAGGACG
This genomic stretch from Nocardioides renjunii harbors:
- a CDS encoding LysR family transcriptional regulator, encoding MSIDNDDHKGDGMERRQLEFFLAIAEAGSFTRAAQVLHIAQPSLSHSMRTLEAELGSPLFERHGRGVRLTASGEALLGPARRTVRSFGLAASAVRAVTDGDVGRLRVVSSTSWAVHPLVELIGEFRRLRPRVRFEVTDPAARTVVLDQVRTGQVDFGLVDGTPPAGALASLELAEQQLLAVLPQGSGKGLTTTVEELQRHGLIGTPRGTALRDLLDQHLEAAGHATEVMVETAHVASVVPLVLSGAGAAVLPEGMAVDAATKGARVARLEPETRAAVSLVWRATGPEGVAADFLELVREHRADRSS
- a CDS encoding ABC transporter substrate-binding protein, whose amino-acid sequence is MNHRPIPRRARLAVVATLGLSAVLAGCASDSESDSDDGFASGSSGGGTDSVVLAEQPWVDLQVENEIAVQVLEEIGYDASIKKNLSVENAASALGTGDIDAYLGNWWPSQEPTFGDLIDGGDVDVVSTMVTGTEYAPAVPGDVADELGIASLADLDQHADAFGRKIYGIEAGSPGNETIQAAIDADAYGLGDWELVASGTPAMLAQVEKSQKDGDPIVFLAWSPHWMTVQYDTVFLEDPEEVWGGAGEIRTVTRAGFADDNPEIAEFIGNLTFTTDQAGEFYYAHDKEGQDLAEIASAWIEANRDVVASFLEGVEDAEGQPAAEAFAS
- a CDS encoding quaternary amine ABC transporter ATP-binding protein codes for the protein MSTSQASAPPAIEGRGLSKVYGLGQRQAARALAADDPAAAVAAAGGYLGASDVSFTVARGEMFVVMGLSGSGKSTVLRMINRLNEPTAGELLVDGEDITRVGDGRLRELRNNEIGMVFQHFSLFPHRSVRDNAAYGLKVRGVARAERYERADAALARVGLDGRGDKLPHELSGGMRQRVGLARALAVDPPILLMDEPFSALDPLIRRDMQDLLLQLQAEDRRTTVFVTHDLNEAMRIGDQVMVMREGKVVQCAPGAEIVAHPADDYVSEFVADVDRARVLTAYDLLRPAKLVLPVDERPDVALRRLGDNEAQGAYVIGAGERLLGVATDAALLAAANRGDADLSGSVSQDYSTVEPTAHIGDFMHRAGRQVVPITVVDERGRLSGVVPRAAILSALSTAPQAERDLDRTPEVLSA
- a CDS encoding ABC transporter permease, with the protein product MPDLRIGERGESVIDFMTEHLGGFFDLLKEILNFALRSVYDVLTALSPVAMVVVLVVVALVATRRVLLSVGLGLGLLVIQSMDLWPETMQTMASVVVATAVALLIGIPLGIWCAFDPVVRSVLRPVLDLMQTLPVFVYLLPTILFFGVGDAPGLVATIVFSVPPAVRLTQLGINQVDGETVEAAVAFGASRREVLREVQLPLAMPSIMTGVNQVIMLALSMVVVAGLVGGAGLGGVVVNAVQGLQIAASIEGGLAVVVIAVYLDRVTSALGGQGRAAPAWWPRRRPAARVPAVAAEPATVA